One genomic segment of Deltaproteobacteria bacterium HGW-Deltaproteobacteria-18 includes these proteins:
- the trpB gene encoding tryptophan synthase subunit beta — MTMPTADGFFGAYGGQFVPEPIKDILNELAEAFERYRNDPDFIKEYEYYQKQFTGRPNPLYFCANLTKRCGGAKIYLKREDLNHLGAHKVNNTIGQILLAKRMGKKKIIAETGAGQHGVATAATAALMGMECTIYMGAVDVERQKLNVFRMQMMGAKVVPAESGQKTLKEAVDEALMAWVQDAQNTFYLLGSAVGPHPYPVMVREFQSVVGREAKAQILEAEGRLPDYCIACVGGGSNAMGLFSEFIPHEEVRLVGVEPAGRGLGYGEHAATLCLGEPGVMHGFNSYMLKDPAGEPAEVYSISAGLDYPSVGPEHAHLKDLGRAEYVHASDHEALDAFFLLSRTEGIIPALESSHALAHALRIAPALSPETIIIVNLSGRGDKDVDQIERMVNSGEVVPPTL; from the coding sequence ATGACCATGCCCACTGCAGACGGTTTTTTTGGCGCCTACGGCGGACAGTTCGTTCCCGAACCGATCAAGGACATTCTCAATGAACTGGCGGAGGCTTTTGAACGCTATCGCAACGATCCGGATTTCATCAAGGAATACGAGTATTACCAGAAGCAGTTTACCGGCCGCCCCAATCCGCTCTATTTTTGCGCCAACCTGACCAAACGTTGCGGGGGAGCCAAAATCTACCTCAAGCGCGAGGATCTGAACCACCTGGGCGCGCACAAGGTCAACAACACCATTGGCCAGATCCTGCTCGCAAAGCGCATGGGCAAGAAGAAGATCATCGCCGAGACCGGTGCGGGCCAGCACGGTGTGGCCACTGCGGCAACGGCGGCGCTCATGGGCATGGAGTGCACCATCTATATGGGCGCAGTGGATGTGGAGCGGCAGAAGCTCAATGTTTTCCGCATGCAGATGATGGGAGCCAAGGTCGTTCCCGCCGAGAGCGGCCAGAAGACCCTGAAGGAGGCCGTGGACGAGGCGCTTATGGCCTGGGTTCAGGACGCGCAGAACACATTCTACCTGCTCGGTTCCGCCGTGGGGCCGCACCCGTATCCGGTCATGGTGCGGGAATTCCAGTCCGTCGTCGGCCGGGAGGCCAAGGCGCAGATTCTGGAGGCCGAAGGCCGCCTGCCCGATTACTGCATCGCCTGCGTGGGTGGCGGTTCCAACGCCATGGGCCTTTTTTCCGAGTTCATTCCCCACGAGGAAGTCAGGCTCGTCGGAGTGGAGCCTGCCGGCAGGGGACTTGGATACGGCGAGCACGCGGCCACCCTCTGTCTTGGCGAACCGGGCGTCATGCACGGGTTCAATTCCTACATGCTCAAGGATCCGGCCGGGGAGCCCGCGGAAGTCTATTCCATCTCGGCGGGCCTCGATTATCCGAGCGTCGGCCCCGAGCACGCCCATCTCAAGGATCTGGGCCGGGCCGAGTACGTCCACGCAAGCGATCACGAGGCCCTGGACGCCTTCTTCCTGCTCTCGCGCACCGAAGGCATCATCCCGGCCCTCGAGTCCTCCCACGCCCTGGCGCACGCCCTGCGCATCGCGCCCGCGCTGTCCCCGGAAACGATCATTATCGTCAACCTGTCCGGGCGCGGCGACAAGGACGTGGACCAGATCGAACGCATGGTCAACAGCGGCGAGGTCGTGCCTCCGACACTGTAA
- a CDS encoding cupin domain-containing protein encodes MITKNEDAVWHELIPGISVSTLVHGDKTLMARFELKEHSYLPIHSHMHEQTGYLVSGDMTMTIDGEEHRFGPGDSWCIAPGVEHGAVIHETCMAIEVFSPVREDYKPYLPQGKAY; translated from the coding sequence ATGATCACCAAAAATGAAGACGCCGTCTGGCACGAGCTCATCCCGGGCATCAGTGTCAGCACCCTGGTCCATGGAGACAAGACCCTCATGGCCCGTTTCGAACTCAAGGAGCACTCGTATCTCCCCATCCATTCGCACATGCACGAACAGACCGGATACCTGGTCTCAGGGGACATGACCATGACCATCGACGGAGAGGAGCACCGCTTCGGCCCCGGCGACAGCTGGTGCATCGCCCCCGGAGTCGAGCACGGCGCGGTCATTCACGAAACCTGTATGGCCATAGAGGTCTTTTCCCCCGTACGCGAGGACTACAAGCCCTACCTGCCGCAGGGAAAAGCATATTGA
- a CDS encoding RNA pseudouridine synthase, translating to MHADTFSRTFTVEETASACDTLAGLTGLPKSRIKDCMAKGGVWWSRPGRATTRLRRASTPVKPGERLEINYDPALLALVPAQPELIAKTKHYSIWNKPAAVLSQGTRFADHCTLPRLAQAKLGARNELHPVHRLDREARGIMLLAHDGKAAAKLGELFRQSKIEKEYLAIVRGIPDWTDLEVNEPLDGKEARSRFHVIQSDPASDMTLLIARIDTGRKHQIRRHLHGLGHPVMGDPRYGRGNKRVEELQLVARSLAFTCPFTNAPKQWVVPDIPFPLSD from the coding sequence ATGCACGCCGACACATTTTCCCGCACCTTCACGGTGGAAGAAACAGCCTCGGCCTGCGACACGCTGGCCGGTCTGACAGGACTGCCCAAGAGCCGCATCAAGGACTGCATGGCCAAGGGCGGCGTGTGGTGGTCCCGTCCCGGACGGGCGACCACGAGGCTTCGACGCGCGTCCACGCCGGTCAAGCCCGGTGAACGCCTGGAGATCAACTACGATCCGGCCCTTCTGGCGCTGGTCCCGGCCCAGCCGGAGCTCATCGCCAAGACCAAGCACTATTCGATCTGGAACAAGCCTGCCGCCGTCCTGTCCCAGGGCACCCGCTTCGCGGATCACTGCACCCTGCCCCGCCTGGCCCAGGCCAAACTTGGGGCCAGAAACGAACTGCACCCGGTTCACCGCCTGGACCGGGAAGCGCGGGGGATCATGCTCCTGGCCCACGACGGCAAGGCCGCAGCGAAGCTCGGGGAGCTTTTCCGCCAGAGCAAGATCGAGAAGGAGTACCTGGCCATCGTGCGCGGCATTCCGGACTGGACGGATCTTGAGGTCAACGAACCGCTAGATGGCAAAGAGGCCCGCTCACGCTTTCACGTCATCCAGAGCGACCCCGCATCCGACATGACCCTGCTGATCGCCCGCATCGATACCGGACGCAAGCACCAGATCCGCCGCCATCTTCACGGCCTGGGGCATCCCGTCATGGGCGATCCGCGCTACGGCCGCGGTAACAAGCGGGTCGAAGAGCTGCAGCTCGTGGCCAGAAGCCTGGCCTTCACCTGCCCCTTCACCAACGCGCCCAAGCAGTGGGTCGTTCCGGATATCCCGTTTCCGCTGTCGGACTGA
- a CDS encoding rhodanese-like domain-containing protein, giving the protein MNNSRFRGVFALILCVFFALPGIAAANEHLLPPLEAQKFIADNRDNPKFVIIDLRSKNEFDSGHIEGARLIPYYATNFKRIISQLERDSKILFYCQKGRQSPLARRDLEKLRFTDMYILDGGFDEWLNAGLPIEYTEF; this is encoded by the coding sequence ATGAATAATTCAAGGTTTCGTGGAGTGTTTGCGCTCATTCTATGTGTTTTTTTTGCTTTGCCTGGAATTGCCGCCGCGAATGAGCATCTGCTACCGCCGCTGGAAGCGCAAAAGTTCATTGCAGACAACAGGGACAACCCTAAATTCGTCATTATTGATTTACGGTCGAAAAATGAATTTGATAGTGGGCATATCGAAGGTGCAAGACTTATTCCTTATTATGCAACAAATTTCAAAAGGATCATTTCTCAACTGGAAAGGGATTCAAAAATTCTTTTTTATTGCCAGAAAGGCAGGCAAAGCCCTCTCGCAAGGCGGGATTTGGAAAAATTGAGATTTACAGATATGTACATTCTGGATGGTGGATTTGATGAATGGCTCAATGCAGGGCTGCCAATAGAGTATACTGAGTTTTAA
- a CDS encoding 6-carboxytetrahydropterin synthase: protein MLTITKEFSFHAAHRLHLRDLSEADNLRIYGNCARLHGHTYRLQVCLAGRPDETGMILHFGELKNIVQKEILNRYDHADLSDLPEYLDLPATAENMAEHIFRTLDRALQSDRFRLQQVSVFETQTAWATRTRDGGEHA, encoded by the coding sequence ATGCTCACTATCACCAAAGAATTCTCCTTTCATGCGGCCCACCGGCTGCATCTTCGCGACCTTTCCGAAGCAGACAACCTGCGTATCTACGGCAACTGCGCCCGCCTCCACGGCCACACCTACCGGCTGCAGGTCTGCCTTGCCGGACGGCCCGACGAAACGGGCATGATCCTGCATTTCGGAGAGCTCAAGAACATTGTCCAGAAAGAGATCCTGAACCGCTACGATCATGCCGACCTGAGCGATCTTCCGGAATACCTGGACCTGCCCGCCACGGCCGAAAACATGGCCGAGCACATATTCAGGACCCTGGACCGCGCCCTTCAGTCCGACCGCTTCCGGCTTCAACAGGTCTCGGTTTTCGAAACCCAGACAGCCTGGGCGACCCGGACCCGGGATGGAGGCGAACATGCTTGA
- a CDS encoding 7-carboxy-7-deazaguanine synthase QueE, producing the protein MEANMLEVCEIFVSLQGEGPFAGRPAVFVRLAGCVPPFCDWCDTPQALGGGRPMSVEAIEGEIARHPHALVVITGGEPFLQWDAGLKRLACELGASSRKVQYETSGKAGIPADHGGFVVCSPKPLHAPVLDPDAVSRVDAFKFVVGEDISPVLDFVVAHGIDASKVWLMPLGAVRQDQMRRMAPVWELCVRHGFNFSPRLHILTFNDKRGV; encoded by the coding sequence ATGGAGGCGAACATGCTTGAGGTGTGTGAAATCTTCGTCTCTCTGCAAGGCGAAGGGCCATTTGCGGGCAGGCCTGCCGTCTTTGTCCGCCTGGCCGGTTGCGTGCCGCCCTTCTGCGACTGGTGCGACACCCCGCAAGCTCTCGGCGGCGGACGCCCCATGAGCGTTGAAGCCATCGAAGGCGAAATTGCCCGGCATCCACATGCGCTTGTGGTCATCACCGGCGGCGAGCCCTTCCTGCAGTGGGATGCGGGGCTCAAGCGTCTGGCGTGCGAGCTTGGCGCGTCCAGCCGAAAGGTGCAATACGAAACCAGCGGCAAGGCGGGTATCCCGGCGGACCACGGCGGCTTTGTGGTCTGCTCGCCAAAACCCCTCCACGCACCGGTGCTCGATCCGGATGCTGTTTCCCGGGTGGACGCCTTCAAGTTCGTGGTCGGGGAAGACATCTCCCCGGTGCTCGACTTTGTCGTGGCTCACGGCATCGATGCGAGCAAGGTCTGGCTCATGCCCCTTGGAGCCGTCAGGCAGGATCAGATGCGACGCATGGCCCCTGTATGGGAGTTGTGCGTGCGCCATGGCTTCAACTTCTCCCCCCGCCTGCACATTCTGACATTCAACGACAAGAGGGGTGTATGA
- the queC gene encoding 7-cyano-7-deazaguanine synthase QueC, whose product MMDSVIVLSGGMDSAVLLAHELSLGARVAALSFDYGSKHNPRELPMASEICARLNVGHRIVGLPFINELFASSLLQSGQAIPEGAYDADSMKSTVVPFRNGILIAIAVGYAESVGASRVLIGSHSGDHHIYPDCRPEFNAAMDEAARLGTDDAVRVAFPFSAMDKREIGDLGRTLGVDFARTWTCYKGGELHCGTCGACDERKFALRHDQGLDPTRYLR is encoded by the coding sequence ATGATGGATAGCGTCATTGTCCTTTCCGGCGGCATGGATTCCGCCGTCCTTCTGGCCCATGAACTCTCTCTTGGAGCACGGGTCGCGGCGCTGAGTTTCGACTACGGCTCCAAGCACAACCCGCGTGAACTGCCCATGGCCAGCGAAATCTGCGCGCGCCTGAACGTGGGACACAGGATCGTCGGGCTGCCATTCATCAATGAACTGTTTGCCTCGTCCCTGCTCCAGTCGGGCCAGGCCATACCAGAGGGTGCCTACGATGCGGACTCGATGAAGAGCACCGTGGTCCCGTTCCGCAACGGCATTCTCATTGCCATCGCCGTTGGCTACGCCGAGTCCGTCGGGGCCTCCCGCGTGCTCATCGGCTCACATTCAGGCGATCATCACATCTATCCCGACTGCCGCCCCGAGTTCAACGCAGCCATGGACGAGGCTGCACGGCTCGGCACGGACGACGCGGTACGCGTGGCGTTCCCCTTCTCGGCCATGGACAAGCGTGAAATCGGCGACCTGGGACGAACACTGGGCGTCGATTTCGCCCGGACCTGGACCTGCTACAAGGGCGGGGAACTGCATTGCGGGACCTGCGGTGCCTGCGATGAACGAAAGTTCGCCCTGCGCCACGACCAGGGCCTCGATCCGACGCGATACTTGAGATAA
- the queF gene encoding NADPH-dependent 7-cyano-7-deazaguanine reductase QueF — MPHSNRMVLGRQVDYSRRYDPAQLCPIPRSLGRGAAGIEGAETFGHGEDIWNIFELSWLNPSGKPLVAMAEVRVPWNSPCLIESKSLKLYCNSFNMTALENAGELRETMARDLSLAAGADVTVQILAAEEFSRCVLAEPEGTCIDGLDITGFTYEPDATLLGTASDPARETLFTRLFRSCCPVTGQPDWATLRITYAGPRILHEGLLRYLVSYREHQGFHEACVEKIHADIHRHCGAQELEVSARFTRRGGLDINPVRSTRPGSWANLRDPRQ; from the coding sequence ATGCCCCATTCAAACCGCATGGTACTTGGCAGGCAGGTGGACTACAGCCGACGCTACGATCCGGCCCAGCTCTGCCCCATTCCCCGCTCCCTCGGACGCGGGGCAGCCGGGATCGAAGGCGCGGAAACTTTCGGCCATGGCGAGGATATCTGGAACATCTTCGAACTCTCCTGGCTGAACCCATCGGGCAAGCCGCTGGTGGCCATGGCCGAAGTGCGGGTGCCCTGGAATTCGCCTTGCCTCATCGAATCGAAATCGCTCAAACTCTATTGCAACTCCTTCAACATGACCGCCCTTGAAAACGCCGGTGAGCTGCGCGAAACCATGGCGAGAGACCTCTCGCTGGCCGCCGGGGCGGACGTGACAGTGCAGATCCTCGCCGCCGAAGAGTTTTCGCGATGCGTACTGGCCGAACCCGAAGGAACATGCATCGACGGGCTGGACATCACGGGCTTCACCTATGAGCCGGATGCTACCCTGCTCGGGACCGCATCCGACCCCGCACGCGAAACTCTCTTCACCCGGCTGTTCCGTTCCTGCTGCCCGGTGACCGGCCAGCCCGACTGGGCCACACTGCGCATCACTTACGCCGGTCCTCGCATCCTGCACGAAGGTCTGCTGCGCTATCTGGTCTCCTACCGGGAGCATCAGGGCTTCCACGAAGCCTGTGTGGAAAAGATTCACGCCGACATCCACCGTCACTGCGGCGCGCAGGAACTGGAGGTCAGCGCGCGCTTCACCCGGCGAGGAGGACTGGACATCAACCCCGTTCGCTCGACCCGCCCGGGCTCTTGGGCGAATCTGCGCGACCCGAGGCAATAG
- a CDS encoding universal stress protein yields MEDERMKILAALDQSTYASLVLKKAMETAAKENAELTTLTISTAPFNNLYLGEISGEFQERIRQGVQETVQRIKDQAKAADAKVNVVVQESPSPADAIVEYAEKNGIDLIVIGNKGAGAVERFLIGSVSSKVVSHAPCSVMVIKK; encoded by the coding sequence ATGGAGGATGAAAGAATGAAAATTCTGGCGGCTCTCGATCAATCGACCTACGCGTCTCTGGTGCTCAAGAAGGCAATGGAAACTGCGGCCAAGGAAAATGCGGAACTCACGACCCTGACCATTTCCACTGCGCCCTTCAACAACCTGTATCTCGGAGAAATTTCAGGCGAGTTTCAGGAAAGGATTCGCCAAGGCGTCCAGGAAACCGTGCAGCGCATCAAGGACCAAGCCAAGGCCGCCGACGCCAAGGTGAACGTCGTTGTGCAGGAGAGCCCGTCTCCGGCGGACGCCATCGTCGAATATGCCGAAAAGAACGGAATCGACCTCATCGTCATCGGCAACAAAGGCGCAGGAGCGGTCGAGCGGTTCCTCATCGGCAGCGTCTCGAGCAAGGTTGTTTCGCATGCGCCATGTTCGGTCATGGTGATCAAGAAATAG
- the dxs gene encoding 1-deoxy-D-xylulose-5-phosphate synthase: MTEQTLQELFPTLAAIKSPGDVQTLDEKELTRLGEEIRRMIIQTVSATGGHLAPSLGVVELTMALLRVFNPARDRIIWDVGHQAYAYKLLTGRLQRFHTLRQLDGISGFPRTCESPYDHFGVGHSSTSISAALGMAAARDLAHQDHKVVAVIGDGSMTAGLAYEGLNQAGGLGKNMVVVLNDNEMSISRNVGALSSFLSRKLSKRWVQRFKKEAENIMRQIPRIGDDLAEYARRSEDSLKSFFTPGMLFEAFRFTYIGPLQGHDMRMLTNVFQQTRELEGPILVHVLTKKGKGYEPAETNPTFYHGVGCFEPETGAARKFGACSMPSYTEVFGSTLCKLAEKDERIVAITAAMPEGTGVSCFADTYPERFFDVGICEQHAVTFAAGLASQGMKPVVAIYSTFMQRSYDQIVHDVCLQNLNVTLCLDRGGLVGEDGATHHGVFDLSFLRHIPNLVLMAPCNEPELQNMLATALAFDGPVALRYPRGVGEGAPLTDTPRILPIGQGELLREGTDGVIVALGSRVSPALEAARMLSEETGKEVAVFNARFVKPLPEAQLLALARSQPFMLLVEENALPGGFGSAVLELLADHDALSSLRVMRLGVPDRFVEHGSQKELRARLGINRDGMLSALRALVR; encoded by the coding sequence ATGACTGAGCAGACCCTGCAGGAACTTTTTCCCACTCTGGCCGCCATAAAGAGTCCCGGCGATGTGCAGACCCTGGATGAAAAGGAACTGACCAGGCTTGGCGAAGAGATTCGCCGCATGATCATTCAGACCGTGTCCGCCACGGGCGGGCATCTTGCCCCATCCCTTGGCGTGGTTGAACTGACCATGGCGCTCCTGCGCGTCTTCAACCCCGCCCGCGACCGCATAATCTGGGACGTGGGCCACCAGGCCTATGCCTACAAGCTTCTGACCGGCCGCCTGCAACGCTTCCACACCCTGCGCCAGCTGGACGGCATCAGCGGTTTTCCCCGCACCTGCGAGAGCCCCTACGACCACTTCGGCGTGGGCCATTCCTCGACCTCCATCTCCGCCGCCTTGGGCATGGCCGCAGCTCGCGACCTGGCCCATCAGGACCACAAGGTCGTGGCCGTCATCGGCGACGGCTCCATGACCGCCGGGCTCGCTTACGAGGGCCTCAACCAGGCCGGTGGGCTGGGCAAGAACATGGTCGTGGTTTTGAACGACAACGAGATGTCCATATCGCGCAACGTCGGGGCGCTGTCGTCATTCCTCAGCCGTAAGCTGTCCAAACGCTGGGTGCAGCGCTTCAAGAAGGAAGCGGAAAACATCATGCGCCAGATTCCCAGGATCGGTGACGATCTGGCCGAATACGCCCGGCGCAGCGAAGATTCCCTGAAGAGCTTCTTCACTCCCGGCATGCTGTTCGAGGCCTTCCGCTTCACCTACATCGGCCCCCTGCAGGGCCACGACATGCGCATGCTGACCAACGTGTTTCAGCAGACCAGGGAACTTGAAGGGCCGATTCTGGTGCATGTCCTGACCAAGAAGGGCAAGGGCTACGAGCCGGCCGAAACCAATCCGACCTTTTACCACGGGGTGGGCTGTTTCGAGCCCGAGACCGGCGCGGCCCGAAAGTTTGGCGCCTGCTCGATGCCCAGCTACACTGAAGTTTTCGGCTCCACGCTCTGCAAACTGGCCGAGAAGGACGAACGCATCGTGGCCATCACCGCCGCCATGCCCGAAGGCACCGGCGTGAGCTGCTTTGCGGATACGTATCCGGAACGTTTTTTCGACGTCGGCATCTGCGAGCAGCATGCCGTGACCTTTGCCGCCGGGCTTGCCTCGCAGGGCATGAAACCCGTGGTCGCCATCTATTCGACCTTCATGCAGCGCTCCTATGATCAGATCGTGCACGACGTCTGCCTGCAGAACCTGAACGTGACCCTCTGTCTTGATCGGGGTGGTCTGGTGGGGGAAGACGGGGCCACGCATCACGGCGTTTTCGACCTGTCCTTTCTGCGCCACATTCCAAATCTGGTGCTCATGGCCCCGTGCAACGAACCCGAACTGCAGAACATGCTGGCCACGGCCCTGGCTTTTGATGGGCCCGTGGCGCTGAGATATCCGCGCGGAGTGGGCGAGGGCGCGCCATTGACGGACACGCCCCGAATCCTGCCTATCGGCCAGGGGGAGCTGCTGCGCGAGGGTACGGATGGAGTCATCGTGGCGCTCGGCAGCCGGGTGAGTCCTGCGCTGGAAGCGGCGCGGATGCTGAGCGAGGAGACAGGCAAGGAAGTGGCCGTGTTCAACGCTCGCTTCGTCAAGCCGTTGCCCGAAGCTCAACTGCTGGCCTTGGCCAGGTCGCAACCCTTCATGCTCCTGGTCGAGGAGAACGCCTTGCCCGGTGGTTTCGGTTCCGCCGTGCTGGAACTGCTCGCCGATCACGACGCACTTTCGAGCTTGCGCGTGATGCGTCTGGGCGTCCCCGACCGTTTTGTCGAACACGGCAGCCAGAAGGAACTGCGGGCCAGGCTCGGCATCAACCGGGACGGTATGCTGAGCGCGTTGCGGGCGCTGGTGCGCTGA
- a CDS encoding polyprenyl synthetase, with amino-acid sequence MNPQEMKAELGALGALVEARLATIFGDGLTPGLLAASMDYSLMAGGKRLRPVLCLAWAELVGGRADQVLDFACAIECIHTYSLIHDDLPAMDDDDLRRGKPSNHKKFDEATAILAGDGLLTEAFTLASSVALQPDRILKAIFHLSTAAGPRGMVGGQVLDMGLTGKSASLSQLREMHAKKTGALIESSCVTGCILGGGGDPEQALASEYGRAIGLAFQVTDDILDVVGDEAALGKPVGSDEAQGKSTYPALLGIDQSRVLARQSVDQALAALSEFSHPRADFLRAVALYILDRTH; translated from the coding sequence ATGAACCCGCAGGAAATGAAGGCCGAACTCGGGGCTCTTGGCGCGTTGGTGGAAGCCCGGCTGGCCACGATTTTCGGTGACGGCCTAACTCCCGGGTTGCTGGCCGCCTCCATGGACTATTCGCTCATGGCCGGGGGTAAAAGGCTGCGTCCGGTGCTCTGCCTGGCCTGGGCGGAACTGGTCGGAGGCCGTGCGGACCAGGTGCTTGATTTCGCCTGCGCCATCGAGTGCATCCACACCTACTCCCTTATTCACGACGATCTGCCGGCCATGGATGACGACGACCTGCGCCGGGGCAAGCCCTCCAACCACAAAAAATTCGACGAAGCCACGGCCATTTTGGCCGGGGATGGCCTGTTGACCGAGGCCTTCACCCTGGCCTCGTCTGTTGCACTGCAACCGGACCGGATTCTGAAGGCCATTTTTCACCTCTCGACTGCTGCCGGTCCACGTGGCATGGTCGGCGGCCAGGTTTTGGACATGGGCCTGACCGGCAAGTCCGCAAGCCTTTCGCAACTGCGCGAGATGCATGCCAAAAAGACCGGAGCGCTGATCGAGTCTTCCTGTGTCACGGGCTGCATTCTCGGAGGCGGCGGCGACCCCGAGCAGGCCCTTGCCTCGGAATACGGCCGGGCCATCGGGCTGGCCTTTCAGGTCACGGACGACATTCTGGACGTGGTCGGGGACGAAGCTGCCCTCGGCAAGCCCGTGGGTAGCGACGAAGCCCAGGGCAAATCGACCTATCCGGCCCTGCTCGGCATAGACCAGAGCCGGGTTCTGGCCAGGCAGAGCGTGGATCAGGCCTTGGCGGCGCTGTCGGAATTTTCGCACCCGCGCGCGGATTTTCTGCGGGCCGTGGCCCTCTATATTCTGGATCGAACGCATTAG
- the xseB gene encoding exodeoxyribonuclease VII small subunit, with product MAKTQQTFEKRLERVKEITALLEGGDLPLEQGVKLFQEGVRLSRECGAELEQARVIVESAGQESSAQSDASGDDA from the coding sequence ATGGCAAAGACACAGCAAACTTTCGAAAAGCGGCTTGAGCGGGTCAAGGAGATCACGGCGCTGCTTGAAGGAGGCGACCTGCCTCTGGAGCAGGGCGTGAAACTCTTTCAGGAGGGCGTGCGGCTCTCCAGGGAATGCGGCGCGGAACTCGAGCAGGCCCGCGTCATTGTGGAGAGCGCCGGCCAGGAATCCTCGGCGCAATCCGATGCTTCGGGAGATGACGCATGA
- a CDS encoding M23 family peptidase: MMLRRFLFFILLATALLATPGSGLFAAQLRLECPEVVGIGLPFVVRVESDEPLDRLRVEWAGKKLDVPGAGKTAVEFLLGTDVLKSRPGTETLRILKLGLSPLAVQTSILVENREFPEQRLTVPTEMASPPAAVQERIARENAEVRAVLDTVTPDNHLVLPLMRPVPGEASSAYGLKRFFNDLERNPHRGLDLRAALKDPVRAAAPGRIVLVADHYYGGRSVFLDHGLGVFTVYMHLDEFKVRQGDMVEAGEILGLAGQTGRVTGPHLHLGLYVLDLAMDPAALFFANSVQ, encoded by the coding sequence ATGATGTTGCGACGTTTCCTTTTTTTCATACTGTTGGCCACGGCCCTTCTCGCCACGCCCGGCAGCGGTCTTTTCGCCGCGCAATTGCGCCTGGAATGCCCAGAGGTTGTCGGCATCGGCCTGCCCTTCGTGGTCAGGGTCGAATCCGACGAGCCTCTGGACAGGCTTCGCGTGGAGTGGGCCGGGAAGAAGCTTGATGTGCCCGGGGCCGGAAAAACGGCTGTCGAATTTCTGCTCGGCACGGACGTGCTCAAATCCAGGCCCGGCACAGAGACCCTGCGCATCCTCAAGCTGGGCCTTAGCCCCCTGGCCGTGCAGACCTCGATTCTGGTCGAGAATCGTGAATTTCCCGAACAGCGCCTGACGGTACCGACGGAAATGGCCAGTCCGCCGGCGGCGGTGCAGGAGCGCATCGCGCGGGAAAATGCCGAGGTGCGTGCTGTGCTCGACACGGTAACGCCCGACAACCATCTGGTCCTCCCGCTCATGCGCCCCGTTCCGGGCGAGGCCAGCAGCGCTTATGGCCTGAAGCGTTTCTTCAACGATCTGGAGCGCAATCCCCACCGCGGGCTCGACCTGCGGGCTGCGCTTAAAGATCCGGTCAGGGCCGCTGCTCCCGGGCGGATCGTGCTCGTTGCCGATCACTATTATGGTGGGCGTTCGGTTTTTCTTGATCACGGCCTGGGCGTTTTCACCGTCTACATGCATCTGGACGAATTCAAGGTCAGGCAGGGGGACATGGTCGAGGCCGGGGAGATCCTCGGACTTGCGGGCCAGACCGGCCGGGTCACTGGCCCGCATCTGCACCTTGGCCTTTATGTGCTCGATCTGGCGATGGACCCGGCGGCTCTCTTTTTCGCAAATTCTGTCCAATAA